Below is a genomic region from Methylobacterium sp. FF17.
GCCATGGCGGGCCAGAGCCCTGCGGTCTCGACGTAGCGCACGTCGATGTGCTCGCCGAGCGTGCGGCGCAGGAGCGGCACGAGGTCCGGCATGGTGGCGGAAAGGTCGATGGCCGAGGGGGCCAGGGGCTGCTTCCGGGCAAAGGCGAGGAGCTGTCCGGTCAGGGTCGCCCCGCGCTGGGCCGCCCAGGCTGCGCGCTCGATCCTCTGCTGGAGCTTGGGGTCGTCGGCGAGCTTGGAGCGCACAATCTCCAGGTTCCCGAGGATGACCTGCAGCAGGTTGTTGAAGTCGTGCGCGATGCCCCCGGTTAGTTGCCCGATGGCCTGCATCTTCTGGGCTTCCCGCAGCACGCCCTCGGCCTGGGCACGCTTGGTCATGTCGGAGATGGTCAGCACGAACCCGCCGTCCGGCATCGGGGTGCGCCGGATCTCCAGGTGGTGGCTGTCGGCGCGCTCGCGCTCGTAGGTGACCGCCTCGCCGGCCTTGCGGCTGCCGTGTCGGACCTGCTCCTCGGTCTCCAGGGCGGGGCGGCCCGGCTCTGCCGTGTGCTCGACGAAGGTGCCGTAGGCGGTGCCGGGGCGGACCATGGCCTTGGGCAGGTCGAGCAGGACCTGGAAGCAGTGGTTCCAGTTCTTGAGCTTGCGGTCCGGGCCAAACACGCCGACGCCCTGGCTCAGGCTGTCGAGGGTGGTGCGCAGGCGCAGGACGAGATCGCGTTGGGCGATCTCCGCCTTGTAGGAGCGCGACCATGCTTGGTTCAGCAGGCGGGCTGCCGTCACCAGGATGAGGACGGCGAGCCCGGAGCCGCCGATGACCATCCAGCGCACCCAGGCGGCGCGGGCGTCGTTCTGGGCGACACGCTCGGCCAGCAGCGTCTCCTCGTCGGCGAGCATCGTTGCGAGTGTCGTCTCCGCGTCTCGCATGTAGGAGCGGCCGGCATCGGAGTTGACGATGCGCAGGGCCGTTTCCAGGCCGGAATCCCTGCGTGCCTGCACGGTCTGGGCGAGTTCCTCAAGCTTGCGCTGGATGACCGGCGCCAGGTCGCGCAAACGCTTCTGCTGGACCTCGTTGTCACCCGTGAGCTTCTGCATCTCGCCTTGGAGCACGCCGATGCGGTCGCGGGCGGCGTCGTAGGGAGCGAGGTACTCGTCCCTGCCGGTGAGGACGTAGCCGCGCTGGCCGGTCTCGGCGTCGCGCAGGGCGATGGCGAGGTCCTTGAGGGTGCCAAGGACGTGATAGCTGTGCTGCGACCACTGGCGTGCCTCGCGGGAGGCGTTGAGGCGTTCCCAGGTCACCGCGCCGACCAAGGCGAGGATGGCGAGCAGAACGGCGAGAACGAGGACATTCGCGCGCGCCACGAGGTGCTTGGTCATGACGTCCGTTCCGGTGCTCGCCGTTCGGGATAGGCCCTCGCGCCCCGGCACCCAAACGGCCGCTGCCCGAATGCCGGATACCCCGTGCCCCGTAAACCTACGCGAGGAGTATGGCACATCACAGGACGATTGCGGCGATTATCGATGACCTCAGGGTTGCGATGACCTTCGCGAAGCTGATGCCGGCACCGACCCATGGATATACCGGACGGCCCTCCCTCCCGAGCCTTGGCGGTCGTCGCATCCCGCAGGTCGCCCGACGGCCATGCGCCGGCTGGCCGGGCCCGACCCGATGGTCCGTCAGGTATCGGATCGGAAAGCATCATGGTTGTCCGACGTCAGCACCTGTGGGACAGATCGCGGGTCTTCACGAACGGAGGATGGCTGGTTCATCGTAGCCCCTGAGGAGCGAAGATGAAGCAGACATCCGGACCGGCCAAGAAGCCGGCAGAAGCGGTGATCAAGGACCTCCGTCGGGCCACGCGTCGGCAGTTCCACGCGGTCACGGGCCTGGTGGCGGGCGGGGGGCTCTTCTTCCTCGCCGCGACGGGCCTGCCCTGGTCGATCTGGTGGGACCAACAGGTCCGGACCCTGTCGAACGAGGCCGGTGTCGGGCAACCGCAGGCGCTGTGGGCGAACAAGCCCGTCTCGAACGTCCCTATGCGGGAGATGCTCACCACCACGGGGTGGGCGATGGAGGATGCGCCGGTCCCGGTCTCGAACCCGAGCGCGGCATCCGCCATCGGGCTCGCCCGTGCGGTCGAAGTCCTGCGCGGCCTCGGGATGCCGCCCGGGTTCGAGATCTCGCTGCCGGTGGGCGAGACCGGCGTCTACGCCGCGGCGGCCTACCCGAAGGACGTCACCGCCCAGCGCATGATCACGCTGGACCAGTACACCGGCAAGCCGCTGGTCGACGTGCGCTTCGCCGATCTCGGCGGCGTCGCCCGAGCCGTCCAGTATGGCATCGGCATCCACAAGGGCGAACACTGGGGCCGGGCCAACCATCTCGCCATGCTGGCCTTCTGCCTCGCCACCATCCTGCTCTCCGGTCACGGCCGCGGTGATGTGGTGGAAGCGTCGGCCGGCCGGCCGCCTCGGCGTCCCGCCCTAGCCGCGCGACCGTCGCGTCGCCGTGACGGTGACGGGCATCGTGCTCGTCCTCGGCGCCCTGTTCCCGCTGACCGGCCTCGCCGTTCTCGGCATGATCGCGCTCGATCTCGCTGTCCAGGCCTTGCGCCCGCGCCTAGCGCCCTGAGCGAGCGGCCGGGGCGGGATGCGCCCCGACCCCCGCACACATCCATTCCCTTCTCTCGGTGGTGGCGGTCGCGTCCGCCTGCCGCCCACAGACGAGCCACCGCCATGCCCCGTCGCCGTCCTAGCCATCGCGTCCGTGCCCTGGCACTGATCCTCGTCGCCGGCCCGCCGGCCCGCCGGCCATTGCCACCGCCCATGCCCAGGGCGGTGGACCGGTCGTCGCCCTCGACGAGATCTCGGTCACCTCCGAGGGCAACGGCACGCAGGGGCCCGCATCCACTCCCCGCACCGGCGCTCCTCGGCCTGGGCTGCCGCCTGTCTCAGCCCCGACGCCGCTGGACAGGCCGGTCGGCGAGGTTGTGACCAGCGTCGGGCGTGAGGGCGTGATCGACAATCGCGCCGCCACGACCGTGGGCGACATCCTGCGCAACAGCCCTGGCGTGACGGTGCGACAGGGCAACGGCCCCCGTGACGTCGTGGTCTCGATCCGCGGCAACAACGCCCGCGCCACCGGCGTCTCGCGCAACTTCATCGTCCTGGAGGACGGCTTCCCCGTCACCCACGCTGCCGTGAAGCGGACATTCCGAGGGTCTGTGAAGGGTCGATCGCGACCTCTGGCGTCACCTCCTCGAGCCAATCCTGCGCGCTGCGGGCGTCGAGGAACGCCAGGACGTCGAATCCGTCCGACGCCAGCGCCTTGCAACTGCGTTCGCGTCGTCCCTCGTCGTCGGACAGGACCATGCCGAAGGGGCGGCCGATCTGTTCGTCCACCCGGCGGGTCATGCCGCCTTCCGGGTCCGGCCGGCGGCGGCCTTGCCCGCACCACGCTTCCGCGCAGGCGTCGATGGCTTCGTCTCCGTCTTGCGCGGCTGCGCCTTCGCCGGCGAACCGCCCTTCTCGGAGGCGATGCTACGCTTCAGGGCTTCCATCAGGTTCACGACGTTGCCGGAGGTCGGCGCGCCGGCCTTCGCCTTGCCCTTGCCCTTCGCGGGCTTCGGCGCCTTGCCCTTCACCAGGGCGATCAGCGCCTCCTCGTAGCGGTCCTCGAACTTCGAGGGATCGAACTTCCGGGTGGAGCGCGCGATCAGCTCTTCGGCGAGCGCCCGCATCTCGGCCGTCGGATCACCGTCGGGCATGTCCTCGAAGTAGGCCGTCGGCGAGCGAACCTCGTCCTGGTAGCGCAGCAAAGTCGCCAGCAGGCCCTTGCCGTAGGGTTCGAGCAGGACCACCCGCTCGCGCTTGTAGATGACGATGCGGCCGAGCCCGGCCATGCCCTTCTTCTTCATCGCATCCCGGATGACGGCGAAGGCTTCGCGCGAGACCTTGTCCTCGGCCGCGAGGTAGTACGGCTTGTCGAGGTAGCGCTCGTCGACCTCCTCGCGCTTGCAGAACGCCTCGATGTTGATCGTGTGCGTGCTCTCCAGGGCGATCTCGCTGAGCTCGTCGTCCTCGACGGGGACGAGCTCGTCCTTGGCGATTTCGCAGCCCTTCACCTGATCGTCGCGATCGACGGTGTCGCCGGTGACGGAGTCGACCATCAGCTGCTTGAGACGGTTGCCGGTCTCGCGGTTGATCGTGTGGCACTTCAGCTCTCTCGACGAGCTGACCGCCGGATACAGTCCGACCGCGCAGGAGACGAGTGAAAGTCGAAGATGACCTTTCCAGTTGGCGCGGGCTGCCACGTCGGTCTCCTGTGTCCGTCGAAGTATTGTCGCCCGCCGATGTAGCCGTAATTCGGCTTACCGGGAGCTTGACGGTTCAACGAGAGTCCAACTCGACTCGTTCCTCCACAGGCACACCTGTGGATAACTTGCTGACTATTGTAGTTTCCTCCTCCGTTCCTCCCCCGTCCCGGCCCGCCCAGGAACTCGATCCCGCTGGTCCCGTTTCCTCGAAACGATGACCGAGCTCCTCAAACCGTATCGGGAAAAGCGGGACTTCGAGGCGTCCCCCGAGCCCAAGGGAAAGCGCGGCCGCAAGGCGGCGAAGGCGCGGTTCGTCGTCCAGAAGCACGATGCGCGGCGCCTGCACTACGACCTGCGTCTGGAGATGGACGGCGTGCTGAAGAGCTGGGCCGTGACGCGCGGACCGAGCCTGTCGCCCGCCGAGAAGCGGCTCGCCGTCTCGACCGAGGATCACCCGGTCGACTACCTGGCCTGGGAAGGATCGATCCCGAAGGGCCAGTACGGCGGCGGGACCATGATCGTCTGGGACACCGGGTCCTGGGAGCCGGTCGGCGATCCGGCCGCCGGGCTGGCGAAGGGCCACCTCGAATTCACCCTACACGGCGAGCGGCTCGCGGGCCGCTGGCATCTCGTGCGGATGAAGGGCCGCGGCGGCGAGAAGAAGCAGCCCTGGCTTCTCATGAAGGTCGACGACGAGCACGCCCGGCGCGACGGCGACATCCTGGTCGAGCAAGAGGCCTCGGTCCTGTCGGGCCGGACCAACCGGGATCTCGCGGGCGGCGGAGCCGTGAGAGCCGATCACGCCGCCCGGGCCGATGTGGTGGCGGAACGGAAGACGAAGCCCCCTGCGTCCCGGTCCAAGGCCGCCCGCAAGGCGATCCTGCCGCCCTTCGTCGAGCCGGCGTTGGCGACCCTCGTCGACGACGTGCCCACCGGCGACGGCTGGC
It encodes:
- a CDS encoding CHASE3 domain-containing protein, which codes for MTKHLVARANVLVLAVLLAILALVGAVTWERLNASREARQWSQHSYHVLGTLKDLAIALRDAETGQRGYVLTGRDEYLAPYDAARDRIGVLQGEMQKLTGDNEVQQKRLRDLAPVIQRKLEELAQTVQARRDSGLETALRIVNSDAGRSYMRDAETTLATMLADEETLLAERVAQNDARAAWVRWMVIGGSGLAVLILVTAARLLNQAWSRSYKAEIAQRDLVLRLRTTLDSLSQGVGVFGPDRKLKNWNHCFQVLLDLPKAMVRPGTAYGTFVEHTAEPGRPALETEEQVRHGSRKAGEAVTYERERADSHHLEIRRTPMPDGGFVLTISDMTKRAQAEGVLREAQKMQAIGQLTGGIAHDFNNLLQVILGNLEIVRSKLADDPKLQQRIERAAWAAQRGATLTGQLLAFARKQPLAPSAIDLSATMPDLVPLLRRTLGEHIDVRYVETAGLWPAMADPAQLESAVLNLALNARDAMPGGGRLTIELGNKVLDEAYARDHAEVTPGDYAMVAVSDTGHGMAPDVVKRVFEPFFTTKPDGKGTGLGLAMVFGFVKQSGGHVKVYSEPGQGTTVKIYLPRALMAVSAAATRSSAPIDLPRGSATVLVVEDEAAVREVACAILSDLGYRVLEAPDGEEGLRMFGLHAAQVDLLLTDVVLPGKVRGRELSESITAIRPEVKVIFMSGYTENSIVHHGRLDDGVQLIGKPFKREQLARKVAEVLGPSGTAGHEMPNVVELRPRRDG
- the ku gene encoding non-homologous end joining protein Ku, which translates into the protein MAARANWKGHLRLSLVSCAVGLYPAVSSSRELKCHTINRETGNRLKQLMVDSVTGDTVDRDDQVKGCEIAKDELVPVEDDELSEIALESTHTINIEAFCKREEVDERYLDKPYYLAAEDKVSREAFAVIRDAMKKKGMAGLGRIVIYKRERVVLLEPYGKGLLATLLRYQDEVRSPTAYFEDMPDGDPTAEMRALAEELIARSTRKFDPSKFEDRYEEALIALVKGKAPKPAKGKGKAKAGAPTSGNVVNLMEALKRSIASEKGGSPAKAQPRKTETKPSTPARKRGAGKAAAGRTRKAA